The proteins below are encoded in one region of Arenibacter algicola:
- a CDS encoding sulfatase — translation MGHILIKIQTCLLIIFFAYPALAQEDIEKLNVVFILADDLGWSDLSGYGSDLHETPNLDRLAKQGMKFTNAYAAAPICTPSRASIMTGKFPARLHMTTWHENSGTPTPNNKDKLVAPATVGNLPLDETTIAEVFQEAGYFTAHVGKWHLGDAAHYPQTHGFEVNIGGTMWGAPDTYWSPYRGQKFQNEYRYIPDLGSASTDEKNKAPAYLTDALTDKAVQIIKENSNTPFFLNLWYHTVHTPIEGKLQLVEYYKKKVKPGMKDQNYEYAAMVASLDENVGRVLQAIDNAGIADNSIVIFFSDNGGRIGKYKDWETVANNAPLRSGKGSLYEGGIREPLIIKWPGITKAGSVCDSPVISNDFFPTLMEIPALKKTQIELDRHDGISLMHVLKDPKLPLEREALFWHSPHYYTTTSPVSAIRKGPWKLIHYFEDDHLELYDLDRDLGEKNNLADTYPEKAKKIYEELKTWRKDIDAQFPSYNPLYVPGNW, via the coding sequence ATGGGACATATTTTAATAAAAATTCAGACTTGTTTACTTATTATTTTTTTTGCCTATCCAGCCTTGGCCCAAGAAGATATTGAAAAATTAAATGTGGTATTTATTCTTGCGGACGACCTAGGTTGGTCAGACCTGAGTGGATACGGTAGCGATCTACATGAAACTCCTAATTTGGATCGTTTGGCCAAGCAGGGAATGAAATTTACAAATGCCTATGCCGCAGCTCCTATTTGCACTCCCAGCCGGGCATCTATAATGACCGGAAAATTTCCGGCAAGATTACATATGACCACATGGCATGAGAATTCAGGAACACCAACTCCAAATAACAAAGATAAATTGGTGGCCCCGGCTACCGTTGGCAATTTGCCATTGGACGAAACCACCATTGCCGAAGTTTTTCAAGAGGCCGGCTATTTCACGGCCCATGTTGGAAAGTGGCATTTGGGAGACGCCGCCCATTATCCCCAAACACATGGATTTGAGGTTAATATCGGAGGAACAATGTGGGGAGCCCCTGACACCTATTGGTCGCCCTATAGAGGCCAAAAATTTCAAAATGAGTATAGATATATCCCAGATTTAGGGTCAGCGTCCACTGATGAAAAAAATAAGGCCCCCGCTTACCTCACCGATGCACTTACTGATAAGGCAGTACAGATCATAAAAGAAAACAGTAATACCCCATTTTTTCTAAACCTATGGTACCACACCGTACACACGCCTATAGAGGGGAAACTTCAATTGGTTGAATACTACAAAAAGAAGGTTAAACCGGGCATGAAAGATCAGAATTATGAATATGCCGCCATGGTCGCTAGTTTGGATGAAAATGTCGGCCGTGTACTACAGGCGATAGATAATGCGGGAATCGCGGACAATTCCATTGTTATCTTCTTTTCGGACAATGGGGGAAGAATTGGCAAATACAAGGACTGGGAGACAGTTGCCAACAACGCTCCTTTACGTTCAGGAAAAGGATCCTTATATGAAGGAGGAATACGGGAACCCCTGATTATAAAATGGCCAGGGATTACCAAAGCAGGAAGCGTCTGTGATTCTCCTGTGATCTCGAACGATTTCTTTCCCACTTTAATGGAAATTCCGGCATTGAAAAAGACCCAAATAGAACTTGACCGGCATGATGGGATCTCGCTGATGCATGTTCTAAAAGACCCAAAATTGCCATTGGAAAGGGAGGCGCTTTTTTGGCATTCCCCCCATTATTATACCACAACCTCCCCTGTTAGTGCCATTCGTAAAGGCCCTTGGAAATTGATACACTATTTTGAGGACGACCATTTGGAGCTATATGACCTGGACAGGGATTTAGGCGAAAAAAACAATCTTGCAGATACCTATCCTGAAAAGGCAAAAAAAATATATGAGGAGCTTAAAACCTGGCGTAAGGATATAGACGCCCAATTTCCCAGTTATAATCCTTTGTATGTTCCAGGGAATTGGTAG
- a CDS encoding exo-alpha-sialidase — protein sequence MKNLKGVVKLYFTAVIMLLFAITIMFFGCKGNKTIDYPDPLTNPSSKLMLEGDWLKDPHQIDFDELPKISLQHAVVSDVTPEGVNQHNYLAYYDNRYWLMWSDGPGVEDRAGQVVKYSTSTDGLNWEKPKFLTSYPEGSEPGSPHYNTRTDEGLRWISRGFWEYKGDFLALASLDEAAGFFGPSLSLHAFKWNKESQSWEPHGLVMENAINNFPPKRLPTGEWLMSRRSFDYVESGVDFMVGAEEHFNQWEVYPVFGTSTHLEAEEPYWWILPDNKNLMALFRDNRKSGYLYRSFSTDNGRTWSSPVQTNFPDARSKFHGLRLQDGRYVLVSNSNYKKRDPLTLAISEDGMVFTKMGYLVGGRHIDYPHVLEHNGYLLIAFAGDAKQKIEVVKVKVSDLDKITMD from the coding sequence ATGAAAAATTTGAAGGGTGTAGTAAAACTGTATTTCACAGCTGTTATAATGCTGTTGTTTGCAATTACCATCATGTTCTTTGGTTGTAAAGGGAATAAAACTATAGATTATCCGGATCCGCTTACCAATCCAAGTTCCAAACTGATGCTAGAAGGAGATTGGCTAAAGGACCCCCATCAAATTGATTTTGATGAACTTCCCAAGATCTCTCTGCAGCATGCTGTGGTAAGCGATGTTACCCCAGAGGGAGTTAACCAACACAATTATCTGGCCTACTATGACAATCGTTATTGGCTTATGTGGAGCGATGGCCCAGGGGTTGAGGATAGGGCGGGACAAGTGGTAAAATACTCCACCAGCACGGATGGCCTAAACTGGGAAAAACCAAAATTCCTTACCTCCTATCCTGAAGGTTCAGAGCCGGGATCTCCCCATTATAATACAAGAACGGATGAGGGCCTAAGGTGGATTTCAAGAGGATTTTGGGAATATAAGGGCGATTTTTTGGCCTTGGCCTCCCTGGACGAGGCCGCAGGTTTTTTTGGTCCCTCCCTCAGTCTACATGCCTTTAAGTGGAACAAAGAAAGCCAGAGCTGGGAACCCCATGGATTAGTTATGGAAAATGCAATCAATAATTTTCCTCCCAAAAGATTACCTACGGGGGAGTGGCTAATGTCGCGCAGATCTTTTGATTATGTGGAAAGTGGGGTCGATTTTATGGTAGGGGCAGAAGAGCATTTTAATCAGTGGGAAGTCTACCCAGTTTTTGGAACAAGTACACATCTGGAAGCGGAGGAACCTTACTGGTGGATCTTGCCCGACAATAAAAACCTGATGGCGCTTTTTAGGGACAATCGCAAAAGCGGGTACTTGTATCGCTCCTTTTCAACGGACAATGGCCGTACTTGGAGCTCACCTGTACAAACCAACTTTCCGGACGCAAGGTCCAAATTCCACGGCCTGCGATTACAGGATGGAAGATATGTTCTTGTTTCCAATTCCAATTATAAAAAAAGGGACCCTTTAACCTTGGCCATCAGCGAAGATGGCATGGTATTTACAAAAATGGGGTATTTGGTTGGAGGAAGACACATAGATTACCCCCATGTGTTGGAGCATAATGGATATCTATTGATAGCCTTTGCCGGAGATGCCAAACAAAAAATTGAAGTGGTAAAAGTGAAGGTCTCGGATTTGGATAAAATTACTATGGATTAA
- a CDS encoding sialidase family protein yields MRSIHYFLTALTFIIISCKNKTEKTATTEELKSGNDITGKFTLPPLSQPGQGAYLSGELIYPLDNKPTPECHASTIVETPTGLVSAFFAGTHEKNPDVGIRVSRMVDGKWTWPEEVANGVQNDTLRYPLWNPVLFQPKEGPLLLFYKEGPDPRTWWGMLMTSSDGGITWSKPEKMGTDPKIGHLLGPVKNKPIQLEDGTIISPSSTEIMLEDGDVDWMVHFEISKDNGKTWEVVGPINDGKEFDAIQPSILTYPNGQMQVLCRTRQNVISQSWSEDRGQTWSKMTATELPNPNSGTDAVTLTDNRQLLIYNHTTKEGEEPKGRNMINLAISDDGINWKPVMTLENVPAESGYSYPAIIQTSDGLVQITYTYLRQSVKHVVIDPKQL; encoded by the coding sequence ATGAGAAGCATTCACTATTTTCTAACAGCACTGACTTTTATCATCATTTCCTGCAAGAACAAAACGGAGAAAACTGCCACTACAGAAGAACTTAAAAGTGGCAACGACATCACCGGAAAGTTCACTTTACCTCCCTTGTCCCAACCTGGGCAGGGTGCCTATCTAAGCGGGGAGCTTATCTACCCTTTGGACAATAAACCCACTCCGGAATGCCATGCCTCTACCATAGTGGAAACCCCGACTGGTCTTGTAAGCGCATTTTTTGCGGGTACCCATGAGAAAAATCCGGATGTGGGGATCCGGGTATCTAGAATGGTGGATGGCAAATGGACCTGGCCGGAAGAAGTCGCCAATGGAGTACAAAACGACACATTGCGCTACCCCTTGTGGAATCCAGTGCTATTTCAACCCAAGGAAGGACCTTTGTTATTATTTTATAAAGAGGGACCAGACCCAAGGACTTGGTGGGGCATGTTGATGACATCTTCCGATGGGGGAATAACATGGTCCAAACCGGAAAAAATGGGAACGGACCCGAAAATTGGTCATTTGTTGGGCCCTGTCAAGAACAAGCCCATTCAATTGGAGGACGGCACTATCATTAGCCCTAGCAGTACAGAAATTATGCTAGAGGACGGAGATGTGGATTGGATGGTACATTTTGAAATAAGCAAGGACAATGGCAAGACCTGGGAGGTAGTGGGGCCCATTAATGATGGGAAAGAGTTTGATGCAATTCAGCCCAGTATACTTACCTATCCCAATGGGCAAATGCAGGTATTGTGCAGAACAAGACAAAATGTAATTTCCCAAAGTTGGTCCGAGGATCGAGGCCAGACCTGGAGTAAAATGACGGCTACCGAACTTCCCAATCCCAATTCGGGAACCGATGCCGTAACCCTGACAGATAACAGGCAATTACTTATATACAATCACACCACAAAGGAAGGGGAAGAGCCCAAAGGCAGAAATATGATAAATCTGGCCATATCGGACGATGGCATCAATTGGAAACCCGTAATGACCTTGGAAAATGTTCCGGCAGAGTCTGGCTATTCCTATCCGGCCATTATACAGACTTCGGATGGCTTGGTGCAGATCACCTACACCTATCTAAGACAGTCCGTAAAACATGTGGTCATAGATCCTAAGCAGTTGTAG
- a CDS encoding sialidase family protein has product MITNKCTWIIALLYFSLTLNLQAQLAQGSVKHVKVYYEPGMFGGWPANHEVWNWGDEILVGFSKGNYKDLGPDRHNFDKENPELHVLARSLDGGETWKLEDPGAGDGDLVVPDNGSYHGLMRKDVKAPEPIPAEQIDFTHPNLAFTVRMTDHHGAESRIWYSYDRGKDWKGPFGLPNFGTPGIGARTDYIIDSRNECMLFLTAAKANGKEGRVMGVKTVDGGKNWDFVSWIGPEPDGFSIMPASVRISDTEILVTTRRREESGRFIDAYLSQDNGATWQPLANPVENCGQGNPPAMVKMKDGRICLIYGYRALEEDIKNNRDKSEIRAKISNDNGRTWSKDYVLRDDGSGKDLGYPRVVQRADGKIVALYYFMDKDTGPERYIAATIWDPPSFEN; this is encoded by the coding sequence ATGATTACCAATAAATGCACCTGGATTATTGCGCTGCTGTACTTTTCATTGACACTAAATCTACAAGCCCAGCTTGCACAAGGATCGGTAAAACATGTAAAAGTCTATTATGAACCGGGCATGTTCGGCGGCTGGCCGGCCAACCATGAGGTCTGGAATTGGGGCGATGAGATTTTGGTTGGATTTTCCAAAGGCAATTACAAGGATTTGGGACCCGATCGTCATAATTTCGACAAGGAAAATCCGGAGCTACATGTGCTGGCACGAAGTCTTGACGGAGGTGAAACATGGAAGTTGGAAGACCCTGGTGCTGGGGATGGAGACCTTGTGGTTCCCGATAACGGAAGTTATCATGGCCTAATGAGAAAAGATGTTAAAGCACCGGAACCGATTCCGGCCGAACAAATCGATTTCACTCATCCCAATCTGGCTTTTACGGTGCGTATGACCGACCACCACGGCGCCGAATCCCGTATTTGGTATTCCTATGACAGAGGGAAGGACTGGAAGGGCCCATTTGGACTTCCCAATTTTGGAACACCGGGTATTGGGGCACGGACCGACTATATCATTGATAGCAGAAATGAGTGCATGCTTTTTCTTACCGCAGCAAAGGCCAATGGAAAAGAGGGTCGGGTTATGGGTGTAAAAACTGTTGACGGCGGGAAAAATTGGGACTTCGTTTCTTGGATAGGTCCGGAACCTGATGGTTTTTCCATTATGCCCGCATCCGTTAGAATATCCGATACGGAAATATTGGTCACCACTCGCAGAAGGGAAGAATCTGGCCGATTTATAGATGCCTATCTTTCCCAAGACAATGGCGCAACTTGGCAACCCTTGGCCAACCCGGTGGAGAATTGTGGCCAGGGCAATCCCCCCGCCATGGTAAAAATGAAAGATGGAAGAATTTGCCTGATCTATGGATACCGGGCCCTGGAAGAGGATATCAAAAACAATCGGGACAAGAGCGAGATCAGAGCCAAAATTAGCAATGACAATGGACGTACATGGAGCAAGGATTATGTGCTACGCGACGACGGATCCGGAAAAGATCTTGGCTATCCAAGGGTAGTACAGCGTGCAGATGGTAAAATTGTAGCCCTCTATTATTTTATGGACAAGGATACTGGTCCTGAACGCTATATTGCGGCCACCATTTGGGATCCACCATCCTTTGAAAATTAA
- a CDS encoding L-fucose isomerase yields the protein MQNKYNHLGAIPKVGIRPVIDARLGGIRESLEQTTMAMAERVANFLSNNLRNYNGSRVECVIADTTIGRVPEAQKCEEKFLREGVGLSITVTSCWCYGTETIDMNPTRPKAIWGFNGTERPGAVYLAAALAGHAQKGVPAFSIYGKEVQDGNDESIPEDVQKLLLQFTKAGLAVAMMNGKSYLSIGSVSMGIAGSIVNESFFQDYLGMRNEYVDMSEVNRRMQLGIFDPEEFEKAIKWTKEHCKEGKNYNAKEIQKSRERMDEEWETVVKMTLISRDLMIGNPKLAALGFGEESLGHGAIAAGFQGQRQWNDYMPNGDFMEAILNSSFDWGGIRPPYMMATENDSLNGISMLFGYLLTNQAQMFSDVRTYWSPASVERVTGHELKGKAANGIIHLINSGSSTLDGTGQQEIDGKPAMKPFWEISETEAEKCLEATDWPPAMYEYFGGGGYSSHFVTKGEMPVTMCRINVIKGLGPVMQIVEGWTVDLPEEVHNTLDARTNPTWPTTWFAPKLNNDQAFKDVYSVMNNWGANHGAFSYGHFGDEIITLCSMLRIPVNMHNVEPERIFRPKDWASFGMDQEAADYRACKNYGPLY from the coding sequence ATGCAAAACAAATACAACCATCTAGGAGCAATACCCAAAGTAGGGATAAGACCTGTAATCGATGCCCGTCTGGGCGGTATAAGGGAATCATTGGAACAGACCACCATGGCCATGGCCGAACGTGTGGCCAATTTCCTTTCCAACAACCTAAGAAACTATAACGGCAGCAGGGTAGAATGCGTTATTGCCGACACTACCATTGGCAGGGTCCCGGAAGCACAAAAATGTGAGGAAAAATTCCTTAGGGAAGGCGTAGGGCTTTCCATTACGGTAACTTCTTGCTGGTGCTATGGCACCGAGACCATAGACATGAATCCAACCCGACCAAAAGCCATCTGGGGCTTCAACGGTACCGAAAGACCAGGAGCCGTTTACCTGGCCGCCGCCTTGGCCGGCCATGCCCAAAAAGGGGTGCCGGCCTTTAGCATCTATGGCAAAGAAGTACAGGACGGCAACGATGAAAGCATTCCCGAGGACGTTCAAAAACTATTGCTGCAATTTACCAAAGCCGGACTGGCCGTTGCCATGATGAACGGAAAGTCCTACCTATCCATAGGCTCTGTGTCCATGGGAATTGCCGGATCTATTGTAAATGAGAGTTTCTTTCAGGACTACTTGGGCATGAGGAACGAATATGTGGATATGAGCGAGGTTAACCGCCGTATGCAACTCGGAATATTTGATCCTGAAGAATTTGAAAAAGCCATAAAATGGACCAAAGAGCATTGCAAAGAAGGTAAAAACTACAATGCGAAAGAAATACAGAAATCTAGGGAGCGTATGGATGAAGAATGGGAGACCGTGGTAAAAATGACACTTATCTCCCGAGATCTTATGATCGGCAACCCCAAATTGGCTGCATTGGGCTTTGGGGAAGAGTCCCTGGGTCACGGTGCCATAGCCGCCGGATTCCAAGGACAACGACAGTGGAACGACTATATGCCGAACGGGGATTTTATGGAAGCCATACTAAACTCCTCCTTTGATTGGGGCGGAATCCGCCCCCCTTATATGATGGCGACCGAAAATGACAGCCTAAACGGCATCTCCATGCTATTTGGCTATCTACTTACCAATCAGGCACAGATGTTTTCGGACGTTAGGACCTATTGGAGTCCGGCTTCAGTAGAAAGGGTCACTGGTCACGAGCTCAAGGGCAAGGCGGCCAATGGAATTATACACCTCATCAATTCAGGTTCATCCACGCTGGATGGTACCGGACAACAGGAAATAGATGGGAAACCGGCCATGAAACCCTTCTGGGAAATATCGGAAACCGAAGCGGAAAAATGCTTGGAAGCCACAGATTGGCCTCCTGCCATGTACGAATACTTTGGTGGCGGAGGATACTCTTCCCATTTTGTCACCAAAGGCGAAATGCCGGTAACCATGTGCAGGATCAACGTGATAAAAGGCCTTGGGCCGGTTATGCAAATCGTGGAAGGATGGACGGTAGATCTTCCTGAGGAAGTACATAATACTTTGGATGCAAGGACCAATCCAACCTGGCCCACCACTTGGTTTGCCCCTAAATTGAACAATGACCAAGCATTCAAGGATGTGTACAGCGTTATGAACAATTGGGGAGCCAATCACGGCGCTTTCAGTTATGGCCATTTTGGGGACGAAATAATAACACTTTGTTCCATGCTCAGGATTCCGGTAAATATGCACAATGTAGAACCCGAACGTATTTTTAGACCCAAGGACTGGGCTTCGTTTGGGATGGATCAGGAAGCTGCCGATTACAGGGCATGTAAGAATTACGGCCCGCTTTATTAG
- a CDS encoding ribulokinase, protein MQNRKYTLGVDYGTDSVRTMIIDTSNGKIMGQAVALYERWGKGMYCQPETNQFRQHPLDYIDGLKKAVKEAIAPLSQEVIDGIAAISVATTGSTPIAISQEGTPLAMLPGFEENPNAMFILWKDHTAVEEAKEINALAHHENGIDYTKYSGGEYSSEWFWAKILHTLRVDKTVRQAAFSWIEHCDWIPALLTGNTDPLKLKRSRCAAGHKAMWHPDWDGLPPDAFWTELDPLLTGLRDRLYTDTYTSDHAVGTISAEWAQILGLPKNVIIGSGSIDAHIGAIGSAIKPYHMVKVIGTSTCDMIVAPTEEIGKKAIRGICGQVDGSIIPNMIGLEAGQAAFGDLYAWFRELLLWPANKIIGNSSLLEAETKAKLMEEMADGILNELTLAASKIEIDTSGIIAMDWMNGRRTPDSNQNLKGAIQGLTLGTTAPHIFRALVEATAFGSKKIVEQFQAEGVRIDGIIAIGGVAQKSEFVMQILADVLNFPIRIIKSEQTCALGAAMAAAVASGIYKTFLEAQNAMGSGFQKEYLPIPENVKKYMELYEQYGTLGDFIETQELQKV, encoded by the coding sequence ATGCAAAACCGGAAATATACCCTTGGGGTCGACTATGGAACGGATTCCGTAAGGACCATGATAATAGATACCAGCAATGGCAAAATTATGGGTCAGGCCGTTGCCTTATACGAAAGATGGGGCAAAGGCATGTACTGCCAACCGGAAACCAATCAGTTTAGACAACACCCCTTGGATTACATTGATGGCCTAAAAAAAGCCGTCAAAGAGGCCATAGCTCCACTTTCCCAAGAAGTCATAGACGGCATAGCCGCTATTTCCGTGGCCACCACCGGCTCAACGCCCATAGCTATTAGCCAGGAGGGAACCCCTTTGGCAATGCTCCCAGGCTTTGAGGAAAATCCAAACGCCATGTTTATACTTTGGAAAGACCATACAGCAGTTGAGGAAGCCAAAGAAATCAACGCATTGGCACACCATGAAAATGGAATTGACTATACCAAATACAGTGGAGGGGAATATTCCTCGGAATGGTTTTGGGCCAAGATCCTACACACCCTGAGAGTAGATAAAACCGTCCGCCAAGCAGCCTTCTCATGGATAGAACACTGCGACTGGATTCCGGCCCTCCTTACAGGAAATACCGACCCCCTAAAATTAAAAAGAAGCAGGTGTGCGGCAGGGCACAAAGCCATGTGGCACCCCGACTGGGACGGATTACCTCCCGACGCATTTTGGACAGAGCTGGACCCTCTATTGACCGGATTAAGGGATAGGTTATATACCGATACCTACACTTCCGACCATGCCGTGGGTACAATTTCCGCGGAATGGGCACAGATTCTGGGCCTGCCCAAGAATGTAATTATCGGTAGTGGTTCTATTGACGCCCATATTGGGGCCATTGGCAGTGCCATAAAACCATATCATATGGTAAAAGTGATCGGCACCTCTACCTGCGATATGATTGTTGCTCCCACAGAGGAAATAGGAAAAAAAGCTATCCGCGGTATCTGTGGACAGGTAGATGGCTCCATTATTCCGAACATGATAGGACTCGAAGCAGGACAAGCCGCCTTTGGCGATCTTTATGCCTGGTTTAGGGAGTTGTTGCTATGGCCCGCAAACAAAATTATAGGGAACAGCAGCTTATTGGAGGCAGAAACCAAAGCCAAATTAATGGAAGAAATGGCCGATGGCATCCTTAACGAATTGACATTGGCCGCCAGTAAAATAGAAATCGATACCTCCGGAATAATTGCGATGGACTGGATGAACGGCAGGAGAACGCCGGACTCCAATCAAAATCTTAAAGGCGCCATTCAGGGCCTGACCTTGGGAACTACGGCCCCGCACATCTTTAGGGCATTGGTAGAGGCCACGGCTTTTGGTTCCAAAAAAATAGTGGAACAATTCCAAGCTGAGGGAGTCCGTATAGACGGCATTATCGCCATCGGCGGAGTGGCCCAAAAGTCGGAATTCGTAATGCAGATCCTGGCCGATGTCCTAAACTTTCCCATTCGGATAATTAAATCGGAACAGACCTGTGCCCTTGGTGCAGCCATGGCAGCAGCGGTGGCCTCGGGAATCTATAAGACCTTTCTTGAAGCACAAAATGCAATGGGCAGCGGATTTCAAAAAGAATACCTCCCCATCCCGGAAAATGTCAAAAAATATATGGAGCTGTATGAACAATACGGCACCTTGGGCGACTTTATAGAAACCCAAGAATTACAGAAAGTCTAA
- a CDS encoding site-specific integrase, translated as MRSTTTFSILFWIYAKRTKNNLAPLYARITVDGKKLNISLKRRIDIQLWNPQKQRIRGTGKTARDLNQYLDEVHSKLFQCYQELRAEDRRITPQIIKAKFVGDAKVVHYTLKDIIEYHNTKMFHKLHYNTSRLYLISQKYILLFLKKEYKMDNIELSELDYQFILNFENFLRGHTPRHYQKKIGNNAVMKHIQRLRRMVTLAYQIEWIDKDPFRKFRQKLVPTHRGFLNAEELKDLEELNIDSERLKTVRDMFIFSCYTGISYADLMLLTKNSVVLGVDKSYWIITKRQKTGNAVKIPLLSKALDLIKRYINDKRSMINGTLFPKISNQKLNAYLKEIAEPAGIQKNLTFHMARHTFATTVTLTNGVPIETISKMLGHTKLATTQIYAKVIERKVSDDMQMLREKLEEVHEGGIRELENESNWK; from the coding sequence ATGCGCTCTACCACAACTTTTTCTATCCTATTCTGGATATACGCCAAAAGAACTAAGAATAATCTTGCTCCGCTCTATGCAAGAATAACCGTAGATGGGAAAAAGCTCAATATTAGCCTTAAAAGGCGAATCGATATACAGCTTTGGAACCCTCAAAAACAAAGGATAAGGGGAACAGGCAAAACTGCAAGGGACCTCAATCAGTACTTGGACGAGGTGCATTCTAAACTATTTCAATGTTATCAGGAATTAAGGGCGGAGGATAGGCGTATTACTCCCCAGATAATCAAAGCCAAATTTGTTGGGGATGCTAAAGTGGTGCATTATACCTTAAAGGATATTATTGAGTATCATAATACCAAAATGTTCCACAAACTTCATTACAATACTTCAAGGCTATACCTCATTAGCCAAAAGTATATCTTACTTTTTTTAAAAAAAGAATACAAAATGGACAACATAGAGTTATCCGAACTCGACTACCAGTTTATCTTGAATTTTGAGAATTTCCTCCGTGGTCATACTCCTAGGCATTACCAAAAGAAAATAGGAAATAATGCGGTTATGAAACATATACAGCGACTTCGCAGAATGGTTACCCTGGCCTATCAAATTGAATGGATAGACAAAGACCCTTTCCGTAAATTCAGACAAAAATTGGTTCCCACACACAGGGGATTTTTAAATGCCGAAGAACTAAAGGATTTGGAGGAATTAAATATTGACTCCGAAAGGTTAAAGACCGTAAGGGATATGTTTATATTCAGTTGTTATACTGGTATTAGCTATGCAGACTTAATGCTTTTGACCAAGAATAGTGTGGTACTGGGTGTGGATAAAAGCTATTGGATCATTACCAAAAGGCAAAAAACAGGAAATGCAGTCAAGATCCCTCTTCTATCAAAAGCATTGGATTTGATAAAGCGTTACATCAATGATAAACGGTCTATGATCAACGGTACCTTATTCCCAAAAATCTCAAATCAAAAACTAAATGCTTATTTAAAAGAAATAGCCGAGCCTGCGGGAATTCAAAAGAACCTTACATTTCATATGGCGAGACACACCTTCGCAACCACTGTCACCCTGACAAATGGGGTGCCCATTGAAACCATTTCCAAAATGTTGGGCCACACCAAACTGGCAACAACTCAAATTTACGCTAAGGTCATCGAGAGAAAGGTATCCGATGATATGCAGATGTTAAGGGAGAAATTGGAAGAAGTTCATGAAGGTGGTATACGGGAATTAGAAAATGAATCGAATTGGAAATAA
- a CDS encoding DUF3347 domain-containing protein, with protein sequence MKKVRLTTTIMGMAFMSLITMSCKEAKKEIPQDNSMHPEMNNSNQVNTKTKFNDVKTEAIFQHYIHIKTALVNSDIAEAQSGARMIIENTDNAALKSTASTIVDTDNIEMQRKVFSDVTAQIEPLLKTSLSSGEIYKQYCPMAFNNTGGYWLSNDKLIQNPYYGQKMLKCGTITETINKL encoded by the coding sequence ATGAAAAAAGTAAGATTAACGACAACAATTATGGGAATGGCTTTTATGAGCCTAATTACTATGTCTTGTAAAGAAGCAAAAAAAGAGATCCCACAGGATAATTCAATGCATCCCGAAATGAACAATTCGAACCAAGTAAATACCAAGACCAAGTTTAATGATGTGAAAACCGAGGCAATATTTCAGCATTACATTCATATAAAGACCGCCTTGGTAAATTCCGATATTGCCGAGGCACAATCGGGCGCAAGAATGATTATTGAAAATACGGACAATGCGGCATTGAAATCTACCGCTTCAACCATTGTAGATACCGATAATATTGAAATGCAGCGTAAAGTATTTTCTGATGTTACCGCCCAAATAGAGCCCCTCCTTAAAACATCATTGTCATCTGGGGAAATCTACAAACAATATTGCCCCATGGCATTTAACAACACGGGAGGATACTGGCTCTCCAATGACAAGTTAATCCAAAATCCTTACTACGGACAAAAGATGTTAAAATGTGGCACGATTACAGAGACAATAAATAAACTATAA